A single genomic interval of Desulfovibrio intestinalis harbors:
- a CDS encoding menaquinone biosynthetic enzyme MqnA/MqnD family protein encodes MTSSTQKPTLRMGRIGYLNVLPIYHPLEAGILPHDFELVSGPPALLNNMMARGELHVSSTSCFEYASRPERYYLVDDLSIGSRGPVMSVLLLSRVPLDQLDGQEILISGETHTSVALLRLLMRDRYKLNVTYSTGQVTPALRGEKPPVAFLAIGDEALRLRDHAEYPYRLDMAEAWRDWTGLPFIFGLWVVSRSAADAGLFTTDPGALLRQGRDWGLTHMDVILDLTGHGCPLSRDELALYYSKGLVYSLGEEEQRGLKLFYEKLAAAQMIPAAPPLEFFKL; translated from the coding sequence ATGACCAGTTCAACACAAAAGCCCACCTTGCGTATGGGCCGAATCGGCTACCTCAATGTTCTTCCTATCTACCATCCGCTGGAAGCGGGCATTCTGCCGCACGACTTTGAACTGGTCTCCGGCCCGCCAGCTCTGCTCAACAACATGATGGCACGGGGAGAACTGCACGTTTCTTCCACGTCCTGCTTTGAGTATGCAAGCCGCCCCGAGCGGTACTATCTTGTGGATGACCTCTCCATCGGTTCACGTGGCCCGGTCATGAGTGTGCTTCTCCTTTCCCGTGTCCCTCTGGATCAGCTGGATGGTCAGGAAATTCTAATCAGCGGGGAAACGCATACCTCTGTGGCGCTGCTTCGCCTGCTCATGCGTGACCGTTATAAGCTCAACGTTACTTACAGCACGGGGCAGGTGACTCCAGCCCTGCGCGGCGAAAAGCCACCCGTGGCTTTTTTGGCTATCGGCGATGAGGCTTTGCGCTTGCGCGATCACGCCGAGTACCCATATCGCCTTGATATGGCTGAAGCCTGGCGCGACTGGACTGGCCTACCCTTTATTTTCGGTCTGTGGGTTGTAAGCAGATCTGCTGCTGACGCAGGCCTCTTCACAACGGATCCAGGCGCGCTTTTGCGTCAGGGACGGGACTGGGGCTTAACCCACATGGATGTAATACTTGATCTTACCGGGCATGGCTGCCCCTTGAGCAGAGACGAATTGGCCCTCTATTACAGCAAGGGGCTTGTTTATAGCCTTGGGGAAGAAGAACAGCGCGGCCTGAAACTTTTTTACGAAAAACTGGCCGCCGCCCAGATGATACCCGCTGCGCCGCCCTTGGAATTTTTCAAATTATGA
- the mqnE gene encoding aminofutalosine synthase MqnE: MLDAAYYAALGLSSIHEKVLSGQRLSFEDGIALFNCPDITAVGALALHVRCRLHGHNAFYVVNRQINYTNVCVNGCTFCAFRRDAESDSGAFALSLDDVLARLRDADSTPLHLDELHIVGGCHPTRPLSWFEDMIRSVRAFNPDLPVKAFTAVEIEHFSRLEGISTVEVLRRLQAAGLVMMPGGGAEIFDEKLRPQICPHKADAAAWLRISGEAHSLGIKTNCTMLFGHLETYEHRIDHLCRLREQQDKSGGFTCFIPLPFLTENSLLKLPEDKVGPQRGLDQLRTVAVARLMLDNIPHLKAYWIMMGPKLAPVALWYGADDLDGTIIEERIGHMAGAQSAQGMTIAELEHTIRASGFTPVRRNATFNILDDSDSPEARQ, from the coding sequence ATGTTAGACGCCGCATACTACGCCGCACTTGGCCTTTCGTCCATCCACGAAAAAGTGCTTTCCGGGCAACGCCTGAGCTTTGAAGACGGCATTGCCTTGTTCAACTGTCCAGACATCACTGCCGTTGGAGCTCTTGCCCTGCATGTGCGATGCCGCTTGCACGGACACAACGCCTTTTATGTGGTGAACAGGCAAATCAATTATACCAATGTTTGCGTTAATGGCTGTACATTCTGCGCGTTTCGGCGTGATGCTGAAAGCGATTCAGGCGCGTTTGCGCTGAGTCTAGACGATGTGCTGGCACGTCTACGTGATGCTGATTCCACGCCACTGCACCTGGATGAACTGCACATTGTTGGCGGCTGCCATCCAACACGCCCACTGTCCTGGTTTGAAGACATGATTCGCTCTGTGCGCGCCTTCAATCCCGATCTGCCGGTAAAAGCCTTTACCGCTGTTGAGATAGAACATTTTTCCCGGCTTGAGGGCATCAGCACAGTTGAAGTTCTTCGCAGGCTGCAAGCCGCTGGCTTGGTCATGATGCCAGGAGGCGGCGCTGAAATTTTTGATGAAAAACTGCGACCGCAAATCTGCCCCCACAAAGCTGACGCTGCTGCGTGGCTGCGCATTTCTGGCGAAGCGCACAGTTTGGGGATCAAGACCAACTGCACCATGCTTTTTGGACACCTTGAAACCTATGAACACCGCATTGACCACCTTTGCCGCCTGCGCGAACAACAGGATAAAAGCGGCGGTTTCACCTGTTTCATTCCTCTGCCCTTCCTTACGGAAAACAGCCTTCTCAAACTGCCGGAAGACAAGGTCGGCCCGCAACGTGGCCTTGACCAACTCCGAACAGTAGCTGTTGCGCGCCTCATGCTGGACAATATCCCACATCTCAAGGCGTACTGGATCATGATGGGCCCCAAGCTGGCTCCCGTGGCTTTGTGGTATGGCGCAGACGACCTGGACGGCACTATCATTGAAGAGCGCATTGGACACATGGCTGGAGCACAGTCAGCTCAGGGCATGACCATTGCGGAACTGGAGCACACCATACGCGCTTCCGGCTTTACGCCTGTGCGACGTAACGCTACTTTTAACATTTTGGATGACTCAGACAGCCCGGAGGCGCGCCAGTGA
- the mqnC gene encoding cyclic dehypoxanthinyl futalosine synthase produces MSSFTPAHSPFEEQGPEFADVREAAKLAASGQRLDRSATEALYYKASLHTLAQLAHRMRLRMHPEPIVTYVGDRNINYSNVCVCACRFCAFFRAPEHEDCYVISREEMAQKVEETLELGGTQILLQGGHHPDLPLEWYEDLLRWLRQTWPQLHIHAFSPPEIFFWAEKFNLSVPEVLKRLKDAGLHSLPGGGAEILHTGVRAQVSPNKCTAEQWLGVMEEAHKLGLRTTATMMFGHEETPAHRLDHLFAVREVQDRTHGFTAFIPWTFQPAHTRIQVDPLPAPAYLRMLAVSRLVLDNVTNIQASWVTMGPHVAQLALFYGANDFGSLMIEENVVAAAGVSFQMSRADIHKVISTAGFTPIQRTMDYKPVEPQPVA; encoded by the coding sequence GTGAGCAGCTTTACCCCCGCACACAGCCCCTTTGAAGAGCAAGGCCCGGAATTCGCCGACGTGCGCGAAGCCGCAAAGCTCGCAGCTAGTGGCCAAAGACTTGATCGCTCTGCCACTGAAGCCTTGTACTACAAGGCCAGCCTGCATACCTTGGCCCAGCTTGCACACCGCATGCGCTTGCGTATGCACCCCGAACCCATAGTTACCTATGTGGGCGACCGCAATATCAACTATTCCAATGTGTGTGTGTGCGCCTGTCGCTTCTGTGCCTTCTTTCGCGCTCCAGAGCATGAAGACTGCTATGTCATCAGCCGCGAAGAAATGGCTCAGAAGGTGGAAGAAACTCTGGAACTCGGCGGGACGCAGATACTGCTTCAGGGGGGCCATCACCCTGATTTGCCTCTTGAATGGTATGAGGATCTTTTACGCTGGCTGCGGCAAACGTGGCCTCAGCTGCATATTCACGCATTCTCTCCGCCGGAAATTTTCTTTTGGGCCGAAAAGTTCAATCTCTCCGTGCCAGAAGTGCTGAAACGCCTCAAAGATGCCGGGCTGCATTCTCTGCCTGGCGGCGGCGCTGAAATTTTGCATACAGGCGTGCGCGCACAGGTCTCACCCAACAAATGCACAGCCGAACAGTGGCTTGGCGTAATGGAAGAAGCACATAAGCTGGGACTGCGTACTACGGCTACGATGATGTTTGGGCACGAAGAAACCCCGGCGCACAGATTGGACCACCTTTTTGCTGTACGCGAAGTACAGGACCGGACGCACGGGTTCACGGCTTTTATTCCCTGGACTTTCCAGCCAGCCCATACCCGCATCCAAGTAGATCCTCTGCCTGCACCAGCCTATCTGCGCATGCTGGCAGTTTCACGCCTTGTGCTGGACAATGTGACCAACATCCAGGCGTCCTGGGTGACAATGGGACCGCATGTGGCCCAATTGGCGCTTTTTTACGGCGCCAATGACTTTGGCTCATTGATGATTGAAGAAAATGTCGTGGCTGCTGCGGGCGTGTCATTTCAAATGAGCCGGGCTGACATCCACAAGGTCATCAGCACCGCTGGCTTCACGCCGATACAGCGCACAATGGATTACAAACCTGTGGAACCACAGCCTGTAGCCTAA
- a CDS encoding MATE family efflux transporter yields the protein MLHKYFSWSEARRFYAIGLPIFIAQLSQTGMTFADTAIAGQYSAEHMAAVAVGSSVWVPVALLGIGCLLALPPLSAQMVGSGKPEKAAHLLRQGLWLTLGLSIVLMSFFYMASWKMESFGLEPEMARVSGGFLRAIMWGLPGFMLFVNLRSFLEGFARTRPAMIIGLIGLTINVPCNFIFVYGKFGMPELGGVGCGVATAISFWVMALSMLFYVRRDSKNTCLQPLFAPLWRKASSGREGHGDGKVEMQPRFDAALVWRVLRIGTPGALALFFEVSLFALSAILLAPLGTVMVAGHQIALNFGSLAFMIPLSLCMTVTIRVGRCLGAQQVERAQLVARTALILSVAFALAIACVTVLFRQEIVRIYTDNPEVTALAIHLLLFQAAYQVVDGLQVTGIGILRGYNDTRIISAICFIAYWVIGLPLGFVLARTNLLTPLMGAQGFWIAYIAALGFGALCYLLRVRFLHGLTPEAALGRVRR from the coding sequence ATGCTTCACAAATATTTTTCCTGGTCCGAAGCCCGGCGTTTTTACGCTATTGGCCTGCCAATCTTTATTGCCCAGCTTTCACAGACGGGTATGACTTTTGCCGATACCGCCATTGCCGGTCAGTACAGCGCCGAACATATGGCGGCTGTGGCTGTGGGCAGCAGCGTGTGGGTTCCTGTTGCACTGCTTGGTATTGGCTGTCTATTGGCCCTGCCCCCTTTGAGTGCCCAGATGGTTGGCTCTGGAAAGCCGGAAAAAGCCGCGCACCTTTTGCGTCAGGGGTTGTGGCTGACCCTAGGGTTGAGCATCGTGCTTATGAGCTTTTTCTACATGGCCTCTTGGAAGATGGAATCCTTTGGATTGGAGCCGGAAATGGCACGCGTTTCCGGAGGGTTTTTACGTGCTATTATGTGGGGATTGCCCGGATTTATGCTTTTTGTGAATCTTCGAAGCTTTCTTGAAGGTTTTGCACGAACACGTCCGGCAATGATTATCGGGCTCATTGGATTGACCATCAACGTGCCATGCAATTTCATTTTTGTTTACGGCAAATTCGGCATGCCTGAGCTGGGCGGGGTTGGGTGTGGCGTAGCCACTGCCATCAGTTTTTGGGTTATGGCTTTGAGTATGTTATTTTATGTGCGCCGCGACTCAAAAAATACTTGTCTACAGCCCTTGTTTGCGCCTTTGTGGCGTAAAGCTTCTTCTGGCAGAGAGGGGCATGGAGATGGGAAAGTTGAGATGCAACCACGTTTCGACGCTGCGCTGGTCTGGCGGGTGTTGCGCATCGGCACGCCTGGAGCTCTGGCCCTTTTTTTTGAGGTTTCGCTTTTTGCTCTCAGCGCCATATTGTTGGCTCCGCTGGGCACCGTAATGGTTGCAGGCCACCAGATAGCACTCAATTTTGGCTCGCTGGCTTTTATGATTCCCTTGTCCCTTTGCATGACCGTAACCATCCGCGTGGGGCGCTGCCTTGGTGCACAGCAAGTAGAACGGGCCCAACTGGTAGCGCGGACGGCCCTTATTCTCAGCGTGGCCTTTGCGCTCGCCATTGCTTGCGTCACGGTTCTGTTCAGGCAGGAAATTGTGCGCATTTATACTGATAATCCAGAAGTCACGGCCCTTGCCATACACCTCTTGCTTTTTCAGGCGGCATATCAGGTGGTAGACGGCCTTCAGGTCACAGGGATCGGCATATTACGCGGCTACAACGATACGCGGATCATTTCCGCGATCTGTTTTATAGCCTACTGGGTTATTGGATTACCCTTGGGCTTCGTGCTGGCGCGCACTAATCTGCTGACTCCGCTTATGGGGGCGCAGGGCTTTTGGATAGCCTACATTGCAGCCCTTGGGTTCGGAGCCCTATGCTATTTGCTGCGTGTGCGCTTTTTGCATGGCCTTACGCCAGAAGCGGCGCTTGGGCGGGTTCGGCGGTAG
- a CDS encoding 1,4-dihydroxy-6-naphthoate synthase — protein sequence MSSVLPHNPFSTLRFGLSPCPNDTYIFHALLHGLVAAPAALRPHMADVEELNSLAQKGRLEVTKLSLGAVTEVMDNYALLSSGAALGWGCGPLVVARKEMSPEEWKNATVAVPGLLTTANLLLTLHGGFQGARQEMLFSDVMPAVARGEADMGLVIHEGRFTYDKLGLTKILDLGQWWESEFHLPLPLGAIAVRRDVPLALARRVQGAITASLAHANAHPDASHEYIRSHAQEMDANVTRAHIKTFVTDFSLDLGAAGRSAIEHLVQRAAKLAGKSLPAEGLFLR from the coding sequence ATGTCTTCTGTTTTGCCCCACAATCCGTTTTCAACTCTGAGGTTTGGCCTTTCGCCTTGCCCCAACGACACCTATATTTTTCATGCCTTGCTGCACGGCCTTGTGGCCGCGCCTGCGGCTCTGCGTCCCCATATGGCTGATGTGGAAGAGTTGAACTCTCTGGCGCAAAAAGGCCGACTTGAAGTCACCAAGCTCTCATTGGGCGCAGTAACTGAAGTTATGGACAACTACGCCCTGTTATCTTCGGGAGCGGCCTTGGGATGGGGGTGCGGTCCGCTGGTTGTGGCCCGAAAAGAGATGTCGCCTGAAGAATGGAAAAATGCCACTGTGGCGGTGCCAGGCCTGTTGACCACAGCTAACCTTCTGCTTACCTTGCACGGCGGTTTTCAGGGGGCGCGGCAAGAAATGCTGTTCAGTGACGTCATGCCCGCCGTGGCAAGAGGCGAGGCAGATATGGGCCTTGTCATCCACGAAGGACGTTTTACATACGACAAACTTGGTCTGACAAAGATACTTGATCTGGGCCAATGGTGGGAGAGTGAATTTCATCTGCCCCTGCCTTTGGGCGCCATAGCGGTACGAAGGGATGTGCCTTTAGCTCTGGCCCGCCGGGTACAGGGGGCCATAACGGCCAGTCTGGCTCATGCTAACGCGCATCCGGACGCTTCGCATGAATATATCCGTTCCCATGCGCAGGAAATGGATGCAAATGTTACACGCGCCCACATCAAGACCTTTGTGACGGATTTTAGTCTGGATCTTGGAGCAGCAGGACGATCTGCCATTGAGCATCTTGTTCAACGCGCCGCTAAACTTGCGGGTAAAAGCCTTCCTGCCGAGGGATTGTTTCTGCGCTAA